Proteins encoded by one window of Lathyrus oleraceus cultivar Zhongwan6 chromosome 1, CAAS_Psat_ZW6_1.0, whole genome shotgun sequence:
- the LOC127082664 gene encoding uncharacterized protein LOC127082664, giving the protein MKPMTTFLLFTTLILIASSSFATRSVSSGSSPSTQTKHSNPNPKDNNNNNQGGGIPGGVFGPGGGFNIPGFGNGFGNGFGGGYGSGYGGPNGGHSKNGIIRSSVVCTEKGPCYQKKLTCPAKCFSSFSHSGKGYGGGGGGGGCTIDCKNKCSAYC; this is encoded by the coding sequence atgaaacCTATGACCACTTTTCTCTTGTTCACTACTCTTATTCTCATAGCTTCATCCTCTTTTGCAACCCGATCCGTTTCATCTGGATCTTCTCCTTCTACTCAAACCAAACACTCTAACCCTAACCCTAAGgacaacaacaataacaaccaAGGTGGTGGTATACCAGGTGGTGTTTTTGGACCTGGAGGAGGTTTTAATATTCCGGGTTTTGGAAACGGGTTCGgtaatggatttggaggtggatATGGATCCGGGTATGGAGGTCCGAATGGAGGACACTCTAAGAATGGTATAATAAGATCTTCTGTTGTATGCACTGAGAAAGGTCCATGTTATCAGAAAAAGTTGACATGTCCAGCTAAGTGTTTCTCTTCTTTCAGCCATTCCGGTAAGGGGTACGGTGGTGGcggcggtggtggtggttgtaCCATTGATTGCAAGAACAAGTGTAGTGCTTATTGTTGA
- the LOC127082671 gene encoding PAP-specific phosphatase HAL2-like, whose protein sequence is MSFSNTIISPPMFLPQTTRYNTHEFTFTHVVQPQPLVRGSCSISRSRICFLSKFDQTFSSPVMEEEGQKKLNLFSESEEDEEGYSKELDVAVRAVQMACSLCQRVQDILISKTNHQVQSKDDNSPVTVADWSVQAVVSWILSECLGSENISIVAEEDVHTLSKSNASELLESVVNTVNECLADAPRFGVEKPKSSLTTSEVLEIISRCNSTGGPSGRFWVLDPVDGTLGFVRGDQYAVALALIENGEVVLGVLGCPNYPMRKEWLGYQHRYHRIVSKLTSPNSESWNKGCVLYAKKGSGKAWMQPLIHVNKMFVWPNHAKQVFVSPIDNPALATFCEPVEKANSSHSFTEGLAHSVGLRKQPLRVYSMVKYAAIGRGDAEVFMKFARTGYKEKIWDHAAGVIIIQEAGGVVTDAGGSPLDFSKGVYLEGLDRGIIACSGASLHGKIIDAVDASWGCSSL, encoded by the exons ATGTCTTTCTCTAACACAATTATCTCACCACCTATGTTCTTGCCGCAAACAACTAGGTACAACACCCATGAATTCACATTCACCCACGTTGTACAACCACAACCACTTGTACGAGGTTCATGTTCCATCTCAAGGAGCCGCATTTGTTTTCTTTCGAAATTCGACCAAACATTCTCTTCACCTGTCATGGAGGAAGAGGGTCAGAAAAAATTGAATCTTTTCTCAGAATCAGAAGAAGACGAAGAAGGTTATTCCAAGGAATTGGATGTTGCTGTTAGAGCAGTTCAAATGGCTTGTTCACTTTGTCAGAGAGTTCAAGACATTTTGATTTCTAAAACCAATCATCAGGTTCAGTCTAAGGATGATAATTCTCCTGTTACTGTTGCTG ATTGGAGTGTCCAAGCAGTTGTCAGCTGGATATTATCCGAGTGTCTAGGAAGCGAAAACATATCAATTGTagctgaagaagatgttcatacTCTTTCCAAATCTAATGCATCTGAATTATTAGAATCAGTGGTTAACACTGTGAACGAATGCCTAGCTGACGCGCCTCGATTTGGTGTTGAGAAGCCAAAATCGTCACTAACGACTTCAGAAGTTCTCGAAATCATTAGTCGGTGTAACTCAACTGGTGGTCCCTCTGGAAGATTTTGGGTACTGGATCCTGTTGATGGCACGCTCGGGTTTGTTCGCGGAGATCAATATGCTGTAGCTCTAGCGCTCATAGAAAACGGAGAAGTGGTGCTTGGTGTTCTTGGTTGTCCTAATTATCCAATGAGAAAAGAATGGTTAGGCTATCAACATCGGTATCATAGGATTGTATCAAAGCTAACTTCTCCGAATTCTGAAAGTTGGAACAAAGGTTGTGTTCTATATGCTAAAAAGGGTAGTGGAAAGGCTTGGATGCAACCACTGATCCATGTGAATAAGATGTTTGTGTGGCCAAACCATGCAAAACAGGTTTTTGTATCTCCCATTGACAATCCAGCATTGGCCACTTTTTGCGAACCAGTCGAGAAAGCCAATTCAAGTCATTCTTTTACCGAAGGATTGGCTCACAGTGTTGGTCTCAG GAAACAACCGTTAAGAGTATACAGCATGGTGAAATATGCAGCAATAGGGCGCGGAGATGCAGAGGTTTTCATGAAATTTGCGAGGACGGGTTACAAGGAGAAAATATGGGATCATGCTGCTGGTGTTATCATCATACAAGAAGCTGGTGGTGTGGTAACAGATGCTGGAGGATCTCCCTTAGATTTCTCAAAAGGTGTATATTTAGAAGGGTTAGATCGCGGTATAATCGCGTGTTCTGGCGCCTCATTACATGGAAAGATCATTGATGCTGTTGATGCCAGTTGGGGATGTTCTAGCCTTTGA
- the LOC127082678 gene encoding lysine histidine transporter-like 8, with protein sequence MEERPETELISIPATPRVSTPEILTPSGQRSPRQGSKEAKSSNAWTPTSFISPRFLSPIGTPMKRVLINMKGYLEEVGHLTKLNPQDAWLPITESRNGNAHYSTFHNLNAGVGFQALVLPVAFAYLGWSWGIISLTVAYCWQLYTLWILVQLHEAVPGKRYNRYVELAQAAFGERLGVWLALFPTVYLSAGTATALILVGGETMKLFFQIVCGPTCTSNPLTTVEWYLVFTSLSIVLSQLPNLNSIAGLSLIGAVTAITYSTMVWVLSVSQQRPPSISYEPLSLASPSSSLFLALNALGIIAFSFRGHNLVLEIQATMPSTFKHPARVPMWKGAKVAYFFIAMCLFPMAIGGFWAYGNQMPNGGILTALYAFHSHDISRGILALTFLLVVFSCLSSFQIYSMPAFDSFEAGYTSRTNRPCSIWVRSGFRVFFGFVSFFIGVALPFLSSLAGLLGGLTLPVTFAYPCFMWVLIKQPTKYSFSWYFNWILGWLGVAFSLAFSIGGIWSMVNDGLKLKFFKPN encoded by the exons ATGGAGGAGAGACCTGAAACAGAACTGATATCAATACCTGCGACACCAAGAGTGTCCACACCTGAGATACTGACACCGTCAGGACAAAGGTCACCGAGACAGGGATCAAAGGAAGCTAAATCATCAAATGCATGGACACCAACATCTTTTATTTCGCCAAGGTTTTTGAGTCCTATAGGGACACCAATGAAAAGGGTTCTTATAAATATGAAGGGTTATTTGGAGGAAGTTGGTCATTTGACAAAGCTTAACCCTCAAGATGCTTGGCTTCCAATCACTGAGTCTCGTAATGGAAATGCTCATTACTCTACTTTTCATAATCTCAATGCTGGTGTTGGTTTTCAGGCTCTTGTTTTGCCTGTTGCTTTTGCTTATCTTGGCTG GAGTTGGGGAATTATTTCCCTAACCGTGGCATATTGTTGGCAACTTTATACCTTATGGATTTTGGTTCAGTTGCATGAAGCAGTTCCAGGTAAAAGGTACAACAGATATGTGGAGCTAGCACAAGCAGCATTTG GAGAAAGATTAGGAGTATGGCTTGCACTTTTCCCGACTGTTTATTTATCAGCAGGAACTGCAACTGCGTTGATTCTTGTCGGAGGGGAAACCATGAAACTGTTTTTCCAAATAGTTTGTGGTCCAACATGCACCTCAAATCCTTTAACCACAGTGGAGTGGTACCTTGTTTTCACTTCTCTATCTATCGTTCTTTCTCAGCTTCCGAACCTCAATTCAATTGCAGGACTTTCACTAATAGGAGCTGTTACAGCCATTACTTACTCCACCATGGTTTGGGTTCTTTCCGTGAGCCAACAAAGACCACCCTCTATCTCTTACGAACCTTTATCGCTGGCTTCGCCTTCGTCTTCATTATTTCTCGCCTTGAATGCACTTGGAATTATAGCATTTTCTTTCAGAGGACACAATTTGGTCCTAGAAATTCAG GCCACAATGCCTTCGACGTTTAAGCACCCGGCTCGTGTGCCTATGTGGAAAGGAGCCAAGGTTGCTTATTTCTTCATTGCAATGTGCTTATTCCCTATGGCCATTGGAGGCTTTTGGGCCTATGGGAACCAA ATGCCTAATGGAGGGATTTTGACAGCTCTATATGCATTTCACAGTCATGACATTTCAAGAGGAATTCTGGCCTTAACTTTCCTTCTTGTAGTGTTCAGCTGTTTGAGCAGTTTTCAGATATACTCAATGCCTGCTTTTGACAGTTTTGAAGCCGGATACACCAGTCGAACGAACCGTCCTTGCTCGATATGGGTTCGGTCAGGTTTTAGAGTTTTCTTCGGATTTGTCTCCTTTTTCATAGGAGTGGCACTTCCTTTCCTCTCGAGTCTTGCTGGTTTGTTAGGAGGACTCACTCTTCCGGTCACTTTTGCATATCCTTGCTTCATGTGGGTTCTTATTAAGCAGCCGACGAAATATAGCTTCAGTTGGTATTTCAATTGGATTCTTGGTTGGTTAGGAGTTGCTTTTAGCTTGGCCTTTTCTATTGGAGGTATTTGGAGCATGGTTAATGATGGACTCAAATTGAAATTCTTCAAGCCTAATTAA